One Halorientalis litorea DNA segment encodes these proteins:
- a CDS encoding DUF393 domain-containing protein translates to MSRPEFDAVLIYDGECPYCSVAATALKRLDDIAAISWYDDSVPPFLDAQFDAEPFAMFLVDPSDDAVYAGREAARELSDRAGMPGTLSGLVRDNYEKIASVVGLASGRGRDPDPYHDVYDLTETARERYSNLSAAASRGPLADA, encoded by the coding sequence GTGTCCCGCCCCGAGTTCGACGCCGTGTTGATATACGACGGTGAGTGCCCGTACTGTTCCGTCGCGGCGACGGCCCTGAAGCGACTCGACGACATCGCCGCCATCTCGTGGTACGACGACAGCGTCCCGCCGTTCCTCGATGCGCAGTTCGACGCCGAACCCTTCGCCATGTTCCTCGTCGACCCGTCCGATGACGCCGTCTACGCCGGCCGGGAGGCGGCCCGAGAACTGAGCGACCGCGCCGGGATGCCCGGGACGCTGAGCGGTCTCGTCAGGGACAACTACGAGAAAATCGCGTCAGTCGTCGGACTCGCGAGCGGTCGGGGTCGTGACCCCGACCCGTACCACGACGTGTACGACCTCACCGAGACGGCCCGGGAGCGTTACAGCAACCTCTCGGCGGCGGCGAGTCGCGGGCCGCTCGCGGACGCCTGA
- a CDS encoding DHH family phosphoesterase, whose product MSSGITMASMSTYAILGCGSVGHAVAEELEAEGKDVLILDSDEGRVEALRDQDLDARTADIREAETAGEVADRDVVLILSSDVDANLEAVEHIRDRGDEQFIVARASDPVSADELTEAGADVVINPSAVISNSALRALETGELEYKAAQLADVIDDTDTRMAILIHRSPDPDSIASAAALRLIAASRDVDADIIYQGEIGHQENRAFVNLLGLELVSAAEADFSEYDTFAMVDHAKGGEPEIDREVDVIIDHYEPDTERDAQFMDVRPNVSATSTILTKYIQELDLKLDQNVATALLYGIRAETLDFKRDTTPADLTAAAYLYPFADHDTLEQVESPSMSPETLDVLAEAIRNREVKGSHLISNAGFIRDRDALSQAAQHLLNLEGITTTAVFAIADDTIYLAARSKDIRMDIGNVLEDAFADMGEAAGHSTDASAEIPLGIFTGIETGGDNRDTLLELTEQAVKTKLFAAMGVEGSESGGSNGS is encoded by the coding sequence ATGAGCAGCGGCATCACGATGGCCTCCATGTCCACGTACGCCATTCTCGGTTGTGGCAGCGTGGGGCACGCCGTCGCCGAGGAACTCGAAGCTGAGGGGAAAGACGTACTCATTCTCGACAGCGACGAGGGGCGCGTCGAAGCCCTCCGAGACCAGGACCTCGACGCCCGGACTGCGGACATCCGGGAGGCCGAGACGGCCGGAGAAGTGGCCGACCGCGATGTCGTCCTGATCCTCTCCTCGGACGTCGACGCGAACCTCGAGGCCGTCGAACACATCCGAGACCGGGGTGACGAGCAGTTCATCGTCGCGCGCGCATCCGACCCCGTCTCGGCCGACGAACTCACCGAGGCCGGTGCCGACGTCGTCATCAACCCCTCTGCGGTCATCTCTAACTCCGCACTCCGCGCGCTGGAAACGGGCGAACTGGAGTACAAGGCGGCCCAACTCGCGGACGTCATCGACGACACGGACACCCGGATGGCGATTCTCATCCACCGGAGTCCCGACCCCGACTCCATCGCAAGTGCGGCAGCCCTGCGCCTCATCGCCGCGAGCCGTGACGTGGACGCCGACATCATCTATCAGGGTGAAATCGGCCACCAAGAGAACCGTGCGTTCGTCAACCTCCTCGGACTGGAACTCGTCTCCGCGGCCGAAGCCGACTTCTCCGAGTACGACACGTTCGCCATGGTCGACCACGCGAAGGGCGGCGAACCCGAAATCGACCGGGAAGTCGACGTCATCATCGACCACTACGAACCCGACACCGAACGCGACGCGCAGTTCATGGACGTGCGCCCGAACGTCTCGGCTACCTCGACCATCCTCACGAAGTACATCCAAGAACTCGACCTGAAACTCGACCAGAACGTGGCGACGGCACTACTCTACGGTATCCGTGCCGAGACGCTCGACTTCAAGCGGGACACGACGCCCGCGGACCTCACTGCCGCCGCGTATCTCTACCCCTTCGCGGACCACGACACGCTCGAACAAGTCGAGTCCCCCTCCATGTCGCCGGAGACGCTGGACGTGCTCGCGGAGGCCATCCGCAACCGCGAGGTGAAAGGGTCACACCTCATCTCGAATGCCGGGTTCATCCGCGACCGGGATGCCCTCTCGCAGGCCGCCCAGCACCTCCTGAATCTGGAGGGCATCACGACGACGGCGGTGTTCGCCATCGCGGACGACACCATCTACCTCGCCGCCCGCTCGAAGGACATCCGCATGGACATCGGCAACGTCCTCGAAGACGCCTTCGCCGACATGGGCGAGGCGGCAGGCCACTCGACCGACGCCAGTGCCGAGATACCGCTGGGTATCTTCACCGGTATCGAGACGGGCGGAGACAACCGCGACACACTGCTCGAACTGACCGAGCAGGCCGTCAAGACGAAACTGTTCGCGGCGATGGGCGTCGAAGGAAGCGAGAGCGGCGGCAGTAACGGGAGTTAA
- a CDS encoding metalloprotease family protein: protein MPSLADAYYLVETVVLAPGIASHEAAHLLACRVLGIETAGVAMPDLFAPDVALSHERIESFPADVLVALAPLLCNSVLALAAFTLAPAVGTPVVAVPAYWLGCCFALTAFPSAGDTETLYETARNLPRLLRPVGYLVAAPLRVFTVLPGSAGVAGFFWLLVLFALGRTVAA, encoded by the coding sequence ATGCCTTCCCTCGCCGACGCGTACTATCTCGTCGAGACGGTGGTACTCGCCCCGGGTATCGCGAGTCACGAAGCCGCGCACCTGCTCGCCTGTCGTGTCCTCGGTATCGAGACGGCCGGCGTGGCGATGCCGGACCTGTTCGCGCCGGACGTGGCACTCTCCCACGAGCGTATCGAGTCGTTCCCGGCCGACGTCCTCGTCGCACTCGCACCGTTGCTGTGTAACTCCGTCCTCGCCCTCGCGGCGTTCACGCTCGCACCCGCCGTCGGAACGCCCGTCGTGGCGGTCCCCGCGTACTGGCTCGGGTGCTGTTTCGCGCTGACCGCGTTCCCGAGTGCCGGCGACACCGAGACGCTGTACGAGACTGCCCGAAACCTCCCCCGACTGCTCCGGCCGGTCGGCTACCTCGTCGCCGCCCCATTGCGAGTGTTCACGGTTCTCCCGGGGTCGGCGGGTGTTGCCGGGTTCTTCTGGCTGCTCGTCCTGTTCGCCCTCGGGCGAACGGTCGCGGCGTGA
- a CDS encoding LUD domain-containing protein — MSTDLLSTFESSLAGVATAHTTTAAAFAETLTGIVEAPALGTPLPYDGVTLDDTGVETEFSPSDLEAASTGVTAASVGIADYGTVTIPSGSAGEELVSLYTPTHVAVVAASDVVAGMPEAYDRLGEEFEAGRDTQILATGASATADMGTLVQGVHGPHETHVVILEDR; from the coding sequence ATGAGTACGGACCTGCTTTCTACGTTCGAGTCCTCGCTGGCTGGTGTCGCAACAGCCCACACGACGACAGCGGCGGCGTTCGCCGAGACACTTACCGGCATCGTCGAAGCCCCCGCTCTCGGGACGCCACTCCCGTACGACGGTGTGACGCTCGACGACACTGGCGTCGAAACGGAGTTCTCTCCCAGTGACCTCGAAGCCGCGTCGACGGGCGTGACGGCGGCCAGCGTCGGCATCGCCGACTACGGCACCGTGACGATTCCGTCCGGTTCCGCGGGCGAGGAACTCGTCTCGCTCTACACACCGACCCACGTCGCCGTCGTCGCGGCCAGCGACGTGGTGGCGGGCATGCCCGAGGCCTACGACCGCCTCGGCGAGGAGTTCGAGGCGGGCCGTGACACGCAGATTCTGGCGACCGGCGCGAGCGCGACGGCGGACATGGGCACGCTCGTGCAGGGCGTCCACGGCCCACACGAGACACACGTCGTGATTCTGGAGGACCGATGA
- a CDS encoding HalOD1 output domain-containing protein, whose amino-acid sequence MGAESADVYILRPDEDASEDDEPWVNPRPASDVVRQELEERVDIDEDDFDDLSAYVDLDDIAAVVDTNTDEESVTFDVNDHEVTVHESGAVAVDESTD is encoded by the coding sequence ATGGGAGCAGAAAGTGCTGACGTGTACATCCTCAGACCGGACGAGGACGCTAGCGAAGACGACGAACCGTGGGTCAATCCGCGACCGGCGAGCGATGTCGTCCGGCAGGAACTCGAGGAGCGCGTCGACATCGACGAAGACGACTTCGACGACCTCTCGGCGTACGTGGACCTCGACGACATCGCCGCCGTCGTCGACACGAACACCGACGAGGAGTCGGTCACCTTCGACGTGAACGACCACGAGGTGACGGTCCACGAGTCCGGAGCGGTCGCCGTCGACGAGTCGACAGACTGA
- a CDS encoding winged helix-turn-helix domain-containing protein has translation MSEGDGEDVLTVLDDDYAKEILVQTYVQPRSARRLAEHCDASRSTIYRRIERLQTHDLLETRQEIDPDGHHREVYATSLQRVTVELTDDGYDVTIDRAREDAASRFTRLYEEFTGES, from the coding sequence ATGAGCGAGGGCGACGGCGAGGACGTACTGACGGTCCTCGACGACGACTACGCCAAGGAGATACTTGTCCAGACGTACGTCCAGCCTCGCTCAGCCCGTCGGCTCGCCGAGCACTGTGACGCCTCGCGGTCGACTATCTACCGACGCATCGAACGGCTACAGACACACGACCTGCTCGAAACGCGTCAAGAAATCGACCCCGATGGCCATCACCGTGAGGTGTACGCCACGAGCCTCCAGCGTGTCACGGTCGAGTTGACCGACGACGGGTACGACGTGACCATCGACCGTGCCCGGGAGGACGCGGCAAGTCGGTTCACGAGACTTTACGAGGAATTCACGGGGGAATCATGA
- a CDS encoding DUF7521 family protein, which yields MIETLANIAWTVNAVVGLFVTVLAFRGYRQNDSSVMLALAIAIAAITVVPFVVRELLAPLFALTDAQAIVGLLLAHTVGLVAIYRTFQN from the coding sequence ATGATAGAGACACTCGCAAACATCGCTTGGACGGTCAACGCCGTCGTCGGACTGTTCGTCACGGTTCTCGCCTTCAGAGGGTATCGGCAGAACGACAGCAGTGTCATGCTCGCGCTGGCTATCGCCATCGCAGCGATTACGGTCGTTCCGTTCGTCGTCAGAGAACTGCTCGCTCCGCTGTTCGCCCTGACTGACGCGCAGGCTATCGTAGGGCTCCTCCTCGCACACACGGTTGGGCTGGTTGCTATCTACCGGACGTTCCAGAACTAA
- a CDS encoding twin-arginine translocation signal domain-containing protein — MKESRRQFLKTSAGLVGTGAVTAMAGCSQVPVIGGGGSGGNDFYRNWMYEPGEVVDDKEHYRFRALQPSAIAENEDSFDDDGYDALESQVERQFEATDVDFEDIDRYTALDSRRVTIAEGSFTAEDVQDELEDEEFEEETETDSGYTVYLNGSRGVAFGVSEGIIVRASSAPSDDADGEGEIESGPRPDMPVAADLRSIGYGEVVRGRLDEGDPESTDYYGNYEPVTFSGGAGDEIEITMRSEDDPRLMLVDPDGSVVAENDDDYDVEGTYNSQLTHTLDSSGEYTIVATSYSRSATFEYTLELRLLYSPVELVDAVETAIGTQSDETDRYDDEVDPASTLFDGLGGGDIVHGRTLEAAEDDAPEGGRFDHMVGRGTAISIDGDTSELRTVVVYEEADDFDEGNIEDWTEEGSQFDDVDDIDISQNENTAVITGTIDTDDLSG, encoded by the coding sequence ATGAAAGAATCACGACGACAGTTCCTGAAAACAAGTGCAGGGCTGGTCGGGACAGGTGCAGTGACGGCGATGGCGGGGTGCAGTCAGGTTCCAGTCATCGGGGGCGGTGGCAGTGGCGGGAACGACTTCTACCGGAACTGGATGTACGAGCCGGGGGAAGTCGTCGACGACAAGGAGCATTACCGGTTCAGGGCACTCCAGCCGTCGGCTATCGCGGAGAACGAGGACAGTTTCGACGACGACGGTTACGACGCCCTCGAATCGCAAGTCGAACGCCAATTCGAGGCCACTGATGTCGACTTCGAGGACATCGACCGGTACACCGCACTCGACAGTCGGCGAGTGACTATCGCTGAAGGGTCGTTCACCGCCGAGGACGTACAGGACGAACTCGAAGATGAAGAGTTCGAGGAGGAGACAGAGACTGACAGCGGCTACACTGTTTACCTGAACGGGAGTCGCGGGGTCGCATTCGGTGTCAGCGAGGGTATCATCGTCCGTGCAAGCAGCGCGCCGTCGGACGACGCGGACGGCGAGGGTGAAATAGAGAGTGGGCCCCGTCCGGACATGCCGGTCGCAGCGGACCTCCGGTCTATCGGGTACGGCGAAGTCGTTCGTGGCCGATTGGACGAGGGCGACCCGGAGAGCACCGACTACTACGGCAACTACGAGCCGGTGACGTTCTCGGGCGGCGCGGGTGACGAAATCGAGATCACGATGCGGTCCGAGGACGACCCGCGGCTGATGCTGGTCGACCCCGATGGAAGCGTCGTCGCCGAGAACGACGACGACTACGACGTGGAGGGGACGTACAACTCCCAGCTCACCCACACGCTCGATTCCTCCGGTGAGTACACCATCGTCGCAACGAGTTACAGCCGGTCGGCCACCTTCGAGTACACGCTCGAACTCCGCTTGCTGTACAGCCCCGTGGAGCTGGTCGACGCTGTCGAAACCGCCATCGGGACACAGTCCGACGAGACGGACCGCTACGACGACGAAGTCGACCCCGCCAGCACGCTGTTCGACGGCCTCGGCGGCGGCGACATCGTCCACGGGCGAACGCTGGAGGCAGCCGAGGACGACGCCCCTGAGGGGGGCCGGTTCGATCACATGGTGGGTCGCGGGACGGCAATCTCCATCGATGGCGACACCTCGGAACTCCGGACGGTCGTCGTCTACGAGGAGGCCGACGACTTCGACGAGGGCAACATCGAGGACTGGACCGAAGAGGGGTCACAGTTCGACGACGTGGACGACATCGACATCAGCCAAAACGAGAACACGGCGGTCATCACCGGGACCATCGACACGGACGACCTGAGCGGCTGA
- the fer gene encoding ferredoxin Fer, which yields MSSPYDVLGLDPDADEREVVRAYRRQVKDAHPDHGGSKEEFQAVKQAYERIREGYEPVDADDESPRRQTPDRERPATDETADDRPHVEYLNYEVLDDHGWNLDDEDLFDRAAAAGLDEVDYGEFSVDPSDSLLEAAEDCGYAWPYACRGGACTNCAVAVIEGEMPTPTDHILPDDLLERGIRLSCTSTPVTDELKVVYNVKHLPGVDELRLPASRFEKARAND from the coding sequence GTGTCGTCGCCCTACGACGTACTCGGACTCGACCCGGACGCGGACGAGCGGGAGGTCGTTCGGGCGTACAGACGACAGGTGAAAGACGCTCATCCCGACCATGGGGGGTCGAAAGAGGAGTTCCAAGCCGTCAAACAGGCGTACGAGCGGATTCGGGAGGGGTACGAACCGGTGGACGCCGACGACGAGTCACCGCGCCGACAGACCCCGGACAGAGAGCGGCCCGCCACCGACGAGACGGCCGACGACCGGCCACACGTCGAGTACCTCAACTACGAAGTGCTCGACGACCACGGGTGGAATCTCGACGACGAGGACCTGTTCGACCGGGCGGCGGCCGCGGGCCTCGACGAGGTTGATTACGGCGAGTTTTCCGTCGACCCCAGCGACTCACTGCTCGAAGCCGCCGAGGACTGTGGCTACGCGTGGCCGTACGCCTGCCGTGGCGGCGCGTGTACGAACTGCGCGGTGGCGGTCATCGAGGGGGAGATGCCGACGCCGACGGACCACATCCTCCCGGACGATTTGCTCGAACGCGGCATTCGGCTGTCCTGTACCAGCACGCCGGTGACGGACGAGCTGAAAGTGGTCTATAACGTCAAACACCTGCCCGGTGTGGACGAACTCAGATTGCCCGCGAGTCGCTTCGAGAAGGCGCGCGCGAACGACTGA
- a CDS encoding sensor domain-containing protein, which yields MTADVQSRGVASRFPSARSVVTAPLRLQTYGNLAYIALSFPLGLLYFTVFVTAYSVSTGLVVVAVGIPLLIVTHLLTLVAGRFELAVTARFLDVEIEAPSHPYLYDGPPRDRILGLATDLTVWKSLVYLLSKFAFGTLVFVLLGVPLILCAVFLATPLYYDEPGVTVGIQLSEPVQLTPSLLIPWNELAVGIDTVVQITSWQVDTLPGAVAVSLAGLVALVLVLNVSNALSAVWGRYSRYMLAGSERENTAN from the coding sequence ATGACGGCGGACGTGCAATCGCGGGGAGTCGCCTCGAGATTTCCATCGGCCCGGTCCGTGGTAACCGCGCCACTTCGGCTCCAGACGTACGGAAATCTGGCGTATATCGCTCTGTCGTTTCCGCTCGGGCTTCTGTACTTCACCGTCTTCGTCACTGCATACTCGGTCAGTACCGGTTTGGTCGTCGTCGCCGTCGGTATCCCTTTGCTGATTGTAACCCACCTGCTAACACTTGTCGCTGGCCGCTTCGAACTCGCTGTTACCGCTCGGTTTCTGGACGTGGAAATCGAGGCCCCGTCTCACCCCTATCTCTACGACGGGCCGCCGCGCGACCGGATACTCGGTCTGGCGACCGACTTGACGGTCTGGAAGTCGCTCGTGTATCTTCTCAGCAAGTTCGCTTTCGGGACGCTGGTGTTCGTCCTCCTCGGTGTCCCGCTCATACTGTGTGCCGTCTTTCTCGCCACGCCGCTCTACTACGACGAACCCGGCGTAACCGTTGGGATTCAGCTTTCTGAACCAGTTCAGCTGACGCCGTCACTGTTGATTCCGTGGAACGAACTGGCGGTCGGTATCGATACAGTCGTCCAGATAACGTCGTGGCAGGTCGACACGCTCCCGGGCGCAGTTGCTGTCTCGCTCGCCGGACTCGTCGCGCTCGTGCTGGTGCTGAACGTCTCGAACGCACTCTCCGCTGTGTGGGGTCGATACAGCCGATACATGCTCGCAGGGAGCGAGCGGGAGAATACGGCGAACTGA
- a CDS encoding DUF7521 family protein yields the protein MTGNGVLAAGNVTATGGSTAVTLLAILLFGVSLVLAVLVTYHFVQGYRRTGRRPMLWLAVGLFLLTAAPMFVRFVAGNADVMTGDARRLLVALIELCGLLTVLCVVYDP from the coding sequence ATGACCGGCAACGGCGTCCTCGCGGCCGGTAACGTCACCGCGACCGGTGGGTCGACTGCAGTCACGCTACTCGCCATCCTCCTGTTCGGCGTGTCGCTCGTACTCGCAGTCCTCGTGACCTACCACTTCGTGCAGGGGTACCGTCGAACCGGCCGTCGACCCATGCTCTGGCTCGCTGTGGGGCTGTTCTTGCTGACCGCCGCACCGATGTTCGTCAGGTTCGTGGCTGGCAACGCCGACGTGATGACGGGCGATGCACGACGGCTACTCGTCGCCCTGATCGAGTTGTGTGGCCTGCTGACCGTACTCTGCGTCGTGTATGACCCATGA
- a CDS encoding PRC-barrel domain-containing protein produces MDGPTQEITALVGREVYSSNGVFVGEVEDVRLDLDEVSVTGLAIHQVNHDLFGERARGSRGVIVPYDWVQAVGDVVLVSDIIERMHEPEEEEEEVAA; encoded by the coding sequence ATGGACGGACCAACGCAGGAGATTACGGCTCTCGTGGGCCGGGAAGTGTACTCGAGTAACGGCGTCTTCGTCGGCGAAGTCGAGGACGTGCGACTGGACTTGGACGAGGTATCCGTGACGGGGCTGGCGATTCACCAGGTCAACCACGACCTGTTCGGCGAGCGCGCCCGCGGGTCACGCGGCGTCATCGTCCCGTACGACTGGGTACAGGCCGTGGGTGACGTGGTGCTTGTCAGCGACATCATCGAGCGCATGCACGAACCCGAAGAAGAGGAAGAAGAGGTCGCGGCCTGA
- the trxA gene encoding thioredoxin, with translation MSDASDGNDVEEIREQKKEELKQKLADDSTDEPVHVGSADEFARETAEGVVLVDFHADWCGPCQMLEPTVEALAAETDATVLKVDVDQHQQLAGQYQVQGVPTLLLFADGEPVERVVGVKDKDTLAGLVGQYT, from the coding sequence ATGAGCGACGCAAGCGACGGAAACGACGTAGAGGAGATACGCGAGCAGAAAAAGGAGGAGCTGAAGCAGAAACTCGCGGACGACTCTACCGACGAGCCAGTTCACGTCGGGAGTGCCGACGAGTTCGCCCGAGAGACTGCCGAGGGTGTCGTTCTCGTCGACTTCCACGCCGACTGGTGTGGTCCGTGCCAGATGCTCGAACCGACCGTCGAGGCACTCGCCGCCGAGACGGACGCGACGGTACTGAAAGTGGATGTCGACCAACACCAGCAACTCGCCGGGCAGTACCAAGTGCAGGGCGTCCCGACGCTACTCCTGTTCGCGGACGGTGAACCAGTCGAACGCGTCGTCGGTGTCAAGGACAAGGACACGCTCGCGGGCCTCGTCGGCCAGTACACCTGA
- a CDS encoding LUD domain-containing protein, which produces MSSRREKAAELRRLMETDGEAVGEHTRTVNQLSDYAITQFEDYEACREAARGIKERAIENLPELIDTVQEAVEANGGQVHIAQTAADANRIVESIMDARDAEKLVKSKSMTTEEIEVNDHLEDAGYEVRETDLGEFVIQVADEAPSHLIGPAMHKSPEDIAALFNREFDLDEELTGDPHQLTEFARERVGAHIRDADVGMTGANFVVAESGTLMLVTNEGNARKTAVTPDTHIAVTGVEKLVPSLADLQPFTELISRTGTGQDITSYVSLLTPPVDTPVPDFEADEFGDADDREFHLVLLDNGRMGMREDEDLRETLYCIRCGACSNTCANFQSVGGHAFGGDTYTGGIGTGWEAGVHSLDSAGEMNDLCTGCSRCVPKCPVKIDIPWVNTVVRDRVNRSGDADDFDFLVEGLTPDEEPAGLDLQKRFFGNVETFAKVGSLAPELANAVAQSRPGGWLLERVAGVDSRRDLPELATETLREWYGARGSQVTDAERDVVLYPDLYTDYFDPERGKAAVRVLEALDVRVHIPEVPESGRAPLSQGMIETAREQARAVHGSLVDHIDRGRDVVVVEPSDAAMFREDYSHLLPEQSHERLAEHSYEILEYVYGLLDNGADADALAAGDGASVAYHSHCQQRTLGLAEYTEEVLDDAGFDVRTSDVECCGMAGSFGYKSEYYEVSVDVGDHLRDDLGDVDGERLVASGTSCQEQLGVLYERDTPHPVELLSPR; this is translated from the coding sequence ATGAGTTCCCGCCGCGAGAAGGCCGCCGAACTCCGGCGGCTGATGGAAACCGACGGCGAGGCGGTCGGCGAACACACTCGGACCGTCAACCAACTCTCGGACTACGCCATCACCCAGTTCGAGGACTACGAGGCGTGCCGCGAGGCCGCCCGTGGCATCAAAGAGCGAGCCATCGAGAACCTCCCCGAGTTGATCGACACTGTGCAGGAAGCCGTGGAGGCGAACGGCGGGCAGGTCCACATCGCACAGACAGCGGCCGACGCCAACCGTATCGTCGAGTCCATCATGGACGCACGGGACGCCGAGAAACTGGTCAAGTCGAAGTCGATGACCACCGAGGAAATCGAGGTCAACGACCACCTCGAAGACGCGGGCTACGAGGTCCGAGAGACGGACCTCGGGGAGTTCGTCATCCAAGTCGCCGACGAAGCCCCGTCCCACCTCATCGGTCCCGCGATGCACAAATCGCCCGAGGACATCGCCGCGTTGTTCAACCGCGAGTTCGACTTGGACGAGGAACTGACCGGGGACCCTCACCAGCTCACCGAGTTCGCCCGCGAGCGCGTCGGCGCGCACATCCGCGACGCCGACGTGGGCATGACCGGCGCGAACTTCGTCGTCGCGGAGTCGGGGACGCTGATGCTGGTCACCAACGAGGGGAACGCCCGGAAGACGGCGGTGACACCGGACACCCACATCGCCGTCACAGGCGTCGAGAAACTCGTCCCGAGTCTCGCGGACCTGCAACCGTTCACCGAACTCATCTCCCGGACCGGCACGGGACAGGACATCACGTCCTACGTCTCCCTGCTCACGCCACCCGTCGACACGCCCGTCCCGGACTTCGAGGCGGACGAGTTCGGCGACGCCGACGACAGGGAGTTCCACCTCGTCTTGCTCGACAACGGCCGGATGGGGATGCGTGAAGACGAGGACCTGCGCGAGACGCTGTACTGTATCCGCTGTGGGGCCTGCTCGAACACCTGCGCGAACTTCCAGTCCGTCGGCGGCCACGCCTTCGGTGGCGACACCTACACTGGCGGCATCGGCACCGGGTGGGAAGCCGGTGTTCACAGCCTCGACAGCGCGGGCGAGATGAACGACCTCTGTACCGGCTGTTCGCGCTGTGTGCCGAAGTGTCCCGTCAAGATAGACATCCCGTGGGTCAACACCGTCGTCCGGGACCGGGTGAACCGGAGCGGTGACGCCGACGACTTCGACTTCCTCGTTGAGGGGCTGACCCCGGACGAGGAACCCGCCGGACTCGACCTGCAGAAGCGGTTCTTCGGCAACGTCGAGACGTTCGCGAAGGTCGGAAGCCTCGCGCCGGAACTGGCCAACGCCGTCGCACAGTCCCGGCCCGGGGGGTGGCTGCTCGAACGCGTCGCGGGCGTGGACTCGCGGCGTGACCTGCCGGAACTGGCGACCGAGACGCTCCGGGAGTGGTACGGGGCACGCGGGTCGCAAGTGACCGACGCCGAACGCGACGTGGTGCTGTACCCGGACCTCTATACCGACTACTTCGACCCCGAGCGCGGCAAGGCCGCGGTTCGCGTCCTCGAAGCACTGGACGTGCGCGTCCACATTCCCGAGGTGCCCGAGAGCGGACGCGCACCGCTCTCCCAAGGGATGATAGAGACGGCCCGCGAGCAGGCCCGAGCAGTGCACGGCAGTCTGGTGGACCACATCGACCGCGGCCGAGACGTGGTTGTCGTCGAACCGAGCGACGCCGCGATGTTCCGGGAGGACTACAGCCACCTACTCCCCGAGCAGTCCCACGAGCGACTCGCCGAGCACAGTTACGAGATACTGGAGTACGTCTACGGCCTGCTGGACAACGGAGCCGACGCCGACGCGTTGGCCGCGGGCGACGGAGCGTCGGTGGCGTACCACAGCCACTGCCAACAGCGGACGCTCGGACTCGCGGAGTACACCGAGGAAGTCCTCGACGACGCGGGATTCGACGTGCGCACCTCCGACGTGGAGTGTTGCGGGATGGCGGGTAGTTTCGGCTACAAGAGCGAGTACTACGAGGTCAGCGTGGACGTCGGCGACCACCTCCGCGACGACCTCGGTGACGTGGACGGCGAGCGACTGGTCGCGAGTGGCACCTCCTGTCAGGAGCAACTCGGCGTCCTCTACGAACGCGACACGCCCCATCCCGTGGAGTTGCTCTCGCCCCGGTAA